The following coding sequences lie in one Lolium perenne isolate Kyuss_39 chromosome 2, Kyuss_2.0, whole genome shotgun sequence genomic window:
- the LOC139835408 gene encoding 26S proteasome regulatory subunit 4 homolog has translation MGQGKQGGAPGDRGKPSGDGDKKDKKFQPPAAPSRVGRKQRRQKGPEAAARLPHVAPLERVKDYLLMEEEFVAAQERVRPTEEKTEEDRSKVDDLRGTPMSVGSLEEIIDESHGIVSSSVGPEYYVSMLSFLERTSWIPLHDSTSTMDGSSNCCI, from the coding sequence ATGGGGCAGGGCAAGCAGGGCGGCGCGCCGGGCGACCGCGGCAAGCCGAGCGGCGACGGCgacaagaaggacaagaagttccagCCGCCGGCCGCGCCGTCCCGCGTCGGCCGCAAGCAGCGGCGGCAGAAggggcccgaggcggcggcgcgCCTGCCCCACGTCGCGCCGCTCGAGCGGGTCAAGGACTACCTCCTCATGGAGGAGGAGTTCGTGGCCGCGCAGGAGCGCGTCCGCCCCACCGAGGAGAAGACCGAGGAGGACCGATCCAAGGTCGACGACCTCCGGGGCACCCCCATGAGCGTCGGCTCCCTCGAGGAGATCATCGACGAGAGCCACGGCATAGTCTCCTCCTCCGTCGGACCCGAGTACTACGTCAGCATGCTCTCCTTCCTCGAAAGGACCAGCTGGATACCACTCCATGACTCAACATCTACCATGGATGGCTCTTCTAACTGTTGTATTTAG
- the LOC127331377 gene encoding 26S proteasome regulatory subunit 4 homolog yields the protein MGQGTPGGMGKQGGAPGDRGKPGGDGDKKDKKFEPPAAPSRVGRKQRRQKGPEAAARLPHVAPLSKCRLRLLKLERVKDYLLMEEEFVAAQERLRPTEEKTEEDRSKVDDLRGTPMSVGSLEEIIDESHAIVSSSVGPEYYVSILSFVDKDQLEPGCSILMHNKVLSVVGILQDEVDPMVSVMKVEKAPLESYADIGGLDAQIQEIKEAVELPLTHPELYEDIGIRPPKGVILYGEPGTGKTLLAKAVANSTSATFLRVVGSELIQKYLGDGPKLVRELFRVADELSPSIVFIDEIDAVGTKRYDAHSGGEREIQRTMLELLNQLDGFDSRGDVKVILATNRIESLDPALLRPGRIDRKIEFPLPDIKTRRRIFQIHTAKMTLSDDVNLEEFVMTKDEFSGADIKAICTESGLLALRERRMKVTHADFKKAKEKVMFKKKEGVPEGLYM from the exons ATGGGGCAGGGCACGCCGGGCGGCATGGGCAAGCAGGGCGGCGCGCCGGGCGACCGCGGCAAgccgggcggcgacggcgacaagaaggacaagaagttcgagccgcCGGCCGCGCCGTCCCGCGTCGGCCGCAAGCAGCGCAGGCAGAAggggcccgaggcggcggcgcgCCTGCCCCACGTCGCGCCGCTCTCCAagtgccgcctccgcctcctcaaGCTCGAGCGGGTCAAGGACTACCTCCTCATGGAGGAGGAGTTCGTCGCCGCGCAGGAGCGCCTCCGCCCCACCGAGGAGAAGACCGAGGAGGACCGATCCAAGGTCGACGACCTCCGCGGCACCCCCATGAGCGTCGGATCCCTCGAGGAGATCATCGACGAGAGCCACGCCATCGTCTCCTCATCCGTCGGGCCAGAGTACTACGTCAGCATACTCTCCTTCGTCGACAAGGACCAGCTGGAGCCCGGATGCTCCATCCTCATGCACAATAAG GTCCTCTCCGTGGTCGGGATTTTGCAAGACGAAGTTGATCCTATGGTATCTGTGATGAAAGTTGAGAAAGCTCCCCTAGAATCATATGCGGATATTGGTGGGCTAGATGCTCAGATTCAAGAAATAAAAGAGGCCGTTGAGCTTCCGCTGACTCATCCAGAGCTATATGAAGACATTGGAATCAGGCCACCCAAGGGGGTCATATTATACGGAGAACCTGGAACAGGGAAGACTTTACTTGCCAAG GCTGTTGCTAACTCTACATCCGCAACTTTCTTGCGTGTTGTTGGAAGTGAACTTATTCAGAAGTACCTTGGAGATGGTCCAAAACTAGTCCGGGAACTATTCAGAGTGGCAGATGAGCTTTCTCCATCAATAGTCTTCATTGATGAGATCGACGCAGTTGGAACAAAGAGGTACGATGCTCATTCAGGAGGGGAGCGTGAAATTCAGAGAACCATGTTGGAGCTGCTGAACCAGCTAGATGGTTTTGACTCACGTGGAGATGTGAAAGTTATTCTAGCAACAAATCGCATTGAAAGTCTTGATCCAGCCTTGCTTCGCCCTGGCCGAATTGATCGAAAGATCGAATTTCCTCTTCCAGACATTAAAACTAGACGTCGCATCTTCCAG ATACACACAGCTAAGATGACATTGTCAGATGATGTGAACCTGGAGGAGTTCGTCATGACTAAGGATGAATTTTCGGGTGCTGATATTAAAGCAATATGCACTGAATCTGGATTGCTTGCTTTGAGAGAGCGGAGAATGAAG GTGACACACGCGGACTTCAAGAAGGCAAAGGAGAAGGTCATGTTCAAGAAGAAGGAAGGTGTGCCCGAGGGGCTTTACATGTGA